From Nocardioides daedukensis, the proteins below share one genomic window:
- a CDS encoding SRPBCC family protein: protein MAERISAHRTLPASPQAIFDVLADPDGHVAIDSSGMLQGASGAPVARVGDAFVVHMDREALGDVPLGTYDVRVVITRIRAPEHIEWTIEGTVKPPIGHVYGYELAPHPDGTTVTSYCDWSGAAEEWKPIFPVIDEKALRASLGLLERAVRRGYPTPAARPLRANSDGRRDQQ, encoded by the coding sequence ATGGCCGAGCGGATCTCAGCGCACCGAACCCTGCCCGCCTCACCGCAGGCGATCTTCGACGTCCTTGCCGACCCCGACGGCCACGTCGCCATCGACTCCAGCGGCATGCTGCAAGGAGCGTCCGGCGCCCCCGTAGCACGAGTGGGTGACGCGTTCGTCGTCCACATGGACCGCGAGGCCCTCGGCGACGTGCCGCTGGGCACCTACGACGTCCGCGTGGTCATCACCCGCATCCGGGCGCCCGAGCACATCGAGTGGACGATCGAGGGAACCGTCAAACCCCCGATCGGGCATGTGTACGGCTACGAGCTGGCTCCCCATCCCGACGGCACCACCGTCACCTCCTACTGCGACTGGTCCGGCGCGGCCGAGGAGTGGAAGCCCATCTTCCCGGTGATCGACGAGAAGGCGCTGCGAGCATCCTTGGGACTCCTCGAGCGGGCCGTCCGGCGTGGCTACCCCACGCCGGCGGCCCGCCCTCTCCGCGCCAACAGCGACGGCCGCCGGGACCAGCAGTAG
- a CDS encoding DUF5701 family protein, whose translation MTLTDQLQHLIDLDLPVIADVTPADLAGWVAEVDGHPDGVLAVHPALAPPSTLAPLLSRQGKQGFVVHDMTDLDEFRPTPDLVIPDRPLYVVTGIDRGDDMLNWSPEEAAPAIAQRGRTPLTISEGISWLLQEPEVLVPNRCFMCIGSRKPKPKGYHARTPALWISGGTGHDGPARRDAPKVGWCWWRNRHTWLGFASATGRR comes from the coding sequence ATGACCCTGACAGATCAGCTCCAGCACCTGATCGACCTCGACCTGCCCGTCATCGCCGACGTCACGCCGGCCGACCTCGCCGGGTGGGTGGCCGAGGTGGACGGCCACCCCGACGGCGTGCTGGCCGTGCACCCGGCGCTGGCGCCCCCCAGCACGCTCGCACCCCTGCTCAGCAGGCAGGGCAAGCAGGGCTTCGTCGTCCACGACATGACCGACCTCGACGAGTTCCGCCCCACTCCGGACCTGGTGATCCCGGACCGGCCGCTGTACGTGGTGACCGGGATCGACCGAGGCGACGACATGCTGAACTGGAGCCCTGAGGAGGCGGCTCCCGCGATCGCTCAGCGAGGGCGCACGCCGCTGACGATCAGCGAAGGCATCAGCTGGCTGCTCCAGGAGCCAGAGGTCCTCGTGCCGAACCGGTGCTTCATGTGCATCGGCTCGCGGAAGCCGAAGCCCAAGGGCTACCACGCCCGCACGCCGGCGCTGTGGATCAGCGGCGGCACCGGACACGATGGACCGGCACGCAGAGACGCTCCGAAGGTCGGCTGGTGCTGGTGGCGGAACCGGCACACCTGGCTGGGGTTCGCCTCGGCCACCGGCCGCCGATGA
- a CDS encoding ABC-F family ATP-binding cassette domain-containing protein — protein sequence MSTRLSAVSVSDLHFAWPDGTPVFAGLSFAVDAGRVGIVGRNGSGKSTLLRLLSGQLRPDRGSIRRAGSLGYLRQDLPLRVDARVDELLGIADVRRALVAVEAGDVSEPVLETIGDAWDIEDRAHALLERLGLECGLHQRIGELSGGEAVLLGLVAELLHEPDVLLLDEPTNNLDRSGRARLVEAVRSFRGALVVVSHDEPLLEHVDQVGDLRDGEIDWYGGNFAAYREALALEQEAAERAVRVAEADVRRQRRELAAAHIKLDRRRRYGQKMWDTKREPKIVMGARKREAQASAGKHRIMHEERLTSARERLAEAEDGVRDDAPIRIDLPGTELPEGRVVLRLQDVELRNGVRGSLEVRGPERIALVGANGSGKSTLLHTIAGELEPAGVCELRVPARLLPQRIDIVDNGLSVVENVARFAPASDENRRRARLARFHFQGRAADQQASTLSGGERFRAAMAALLLAEPAPQLLMLDEPTNNLDLASIDQLVSALENFRGALLVASHDEAFLRRLHLTRYVEMALGRFTATSTPPSPSRATVTRSRGGLRP from the coding sequence GGTCTGTCCTTCGCCGTGGACGCCGGCCGCGTCGGCATCGTCGGTCGCAACGGCTCTGGCAAGTCGACCCTGCTCCGACTCCTGAGCGGCCAACTTCGCCCAGACCGGGGTTCGATCCGGCGTGCCGGCTCGCTCGGCTACCTGCGCCAGGACCTGCCCCTGCGCGTCGATGCGCGTGTCGACGAGCTCCTGGGCATCGCCGACGTACGCCGAGCCCTGGTCGCCGTCGAGGCCGGCGACGTCTCGGAACCGGTCCTGGAGACGATCGGCGACGCCTGGGACATCGAGGACCGGGCGCACGCGCTGCTCGAGCGCCTCGGACTGGAGTGCGGGCTTCATCAGCGGATCGGTGAGCTCTCCGGCGGCGAAGCCGTCCTGCTCGGGCTGGTGGCCGAGCTGCTGCACGAGCCAGATGTCCTTCTGCTCGACGAACCGACGAACAACCTCGATCGGTCCGGGCGGGCCCGGCTCGTCGAGGCGGTGCGGTCCTTCCGCGGCGCGCTCGTTGTGGTCAGCCACGATGAGCCGCTGCTCGAACACGTCGACCAGGTCGGCGACCTGCGCGACGGCGAGATCGACTGGTACGGAGGCAACTTCGCGGCCTATCGGGAGGCGCTGGCGCTGGAGCAGGAAGCCGCGGAACGGGCGGTCCGCGTCGCCGAGGCCGATGTCCGACGTCAGCGGCGCGAGCTCGCGGCGGCCCACATCAAGCTCGACCGGCGCAGGCGGTATGGCCAGAAGATGTGGGACACCAAGCGTGAGCCGAAGATCGTCATGGGCGCCCGCAAGCGCGAGGCCCAGGCGTCTGCGGGCAAGCACCGCATCATGCACGAGGAGCGCCTGACCTCGGCGCGAGAACGACTCGCGGAGGCCGAGGACGGAGTCCGGGACGATGCCCCGATCCGGATCGACCTGCCCGGCACCGAGCTGCCGGAAGGTCGCGTGGTGCTGCGGCTGCAGGACGTCGAGCTGCGCAACGGCGTGCGTGGCAGTCTGGAGGTGCGCGGCCCGGAGCGGATCGCCCTGGTAGGCGCCAACGGCTCTGGCAAGAGCACCTTGTTGCACACCATCGCGGGCGAGCTGGAGCCGGCCGGCGTGTGCGAGCTACGCGTGCCGGCCCGGCTGCTGCCGCAGCGGATCGACATCGTTGACAACGGCCTGTCGGTCGTCGAGAACGTCGCACGCTTTGCCCCGGCCTCGGACGAGAACCGGCGCCGGGCACGCCTGGCCCGGTTCCACTTCCAAGGACGCGCCGCGGACCAGCAGGCCTCGACCCTCTCGGGTGGCGAGCGGTTCCGTGCCGCGATGGCCGCACTGCTTCTGGCCGAGCCGGCCCCGCAGCTGCTGATGCTCGACGAACCGACCAACAACCTCGATCTCGCCAGCATCGACCAGCTCGTCAGCGCGCTGGAAAACTTCCGTGGCGCGCTGCTCGTCGCCAGCCACGACGAGGCGTTCCTGCGGCGGCTCCACCTCACCCGGTACGTCGAGATGGCGCTGGGCCGGTTCACCGCGACCTCGACACCGCCGTCGCCCAGCCGTGCGACCGTCACCCGCTCCCGAGGAGGACTTCGGCCATAG